Genomic DNA from Scylla paramamosain isolate STU-SP2022 chromosome 12, ASM3559412v1, whole genome shotgun sequence:
tgtgtgtgtgtgtgtgtgtgtgtgtgtgtgtgtgtgtgtgtgtgtgtttcagagagagagagagagagagagagagagagagagagagagagagagagagagagagagagagagagagagagagagagagagagagagtctcttATGCTGCTTTTACTATTTCATATTCTCGTACATCTATCTCCCTAtctccctatccttctctcaaCATCTCTAGCATTACTTGTCGCTGGAACACATGTACAATGCCAGCACCTGTGATATGGAATAATGCCATCACCCTAAACCCATTTTtcctgaacaaaaaaaaatatactattTTGATTGGGAGAATTGATACTCATGTAGAattaatagtagcagcaacagtagtagtagtagtagtagtagtagtagtagtttttttttttttttttttttttttagtttagtttagtttattgccATATCACCAGTATATACAATGAACAGTTATGTACAGGTATTGTTGAGGCATTAGTCTGCTGAGCTAAGCTCTTAAGCAGACATGACATAGATTAATTACAGTAATACATGTTTCCATGACGGCAATAGGTAATAAATTAagattaataattatattacaaacaatTTAAGACAAAAACTTACATCCTACAGACAATCATGACATTAATaatcacactactactactagtagtagtagtagtagtagtagtagtagtagtagtagtaagtagtagttgttgtagtagcagcagcagcagcagcagcagtagtagcagtagtagtaacagccacagtagtggaagtagtagtagtaactaatAACAGAAGCATTATATTTCGTCAAAAAATTATGATCAAGGtacataatagaaaaaagaaaaaaaaacgcttgcCCTCCTTATCACACACTAATGGCCGGCCTTCCCTCAGGTTGTTCTGACAGTTCTGGGCGCGTGCTCCGCGATGCCCTTCATCCCGGACGCACCTGATGTGGCGGCTGAGAAAGCTCGCTTCTTCCAAGCTTACCAAGTTGCTCATGCCGCCAATCTGCCAAAGGTTTCTTCACGACCATCCCACGCCTTTGTGCCCCAGCAGGCCTTCAACCAAGCCCCTGTCCAGACCCCTAAGTGGATGGGCCCCCTGGCATCCAACGTCCCTGCCGGTCTCCCTGGTTCCACCGCTTTTGTGGCCGATACCCCTGAGGTGCAGGCTGCCAAGAGCCACTTCCTGAATGCCTACAGCGCCCAGGTGGCCGCCACCATCCCCGTCGGTCCCAGCACCTCTCACCAATCTTTCGCTGCTCCTCCCCGCCAAGTCTTCCATTCCGCCCCTGCTCCTCGCCCCCAGCCCAAGTGGACCGGCCCCGTTGCATCTAAGGTCCCCGCTGGTCTGCCTGGTTCTTCTCCCATTCTGTCTGACACCCCCGAGGTTGCCGCCGCCAAGAACGCTTTCTTCCAGACCTACACAGCTCAGGTCGCAGCCACCGCGGGAGCGCCGTCCACCAGGTTCTTCTAAGCCGCACTGTGATAACTTCTTTCAAATTTAGTGtaattcttctatttcttccatgtcaataaactactaatAGTTCATTCACTTTGTATTTCCTTTAGGGCTGAAGGCTGAAGAGAGTGAAGCCGGCTATTAGCGGCGGGCGGGACTTGGGTTAGCTTTGCGGGCCCGGAAGCTCAAGCAGGGGCTCAGATTTTGAGTGTCTCACAACACTTATCCTGAAGCTGATCGTCTTCCTTGCAAACATCCTAACGATCACCAGGAGTCACCATTCCTCATAGCCATCctttcccccaccaccaccatcattcctcattGCGCTGCTCCACCGTTACCTAAAACAAAGACggctcctcatctccctccgcCCGTCACCCTGCCAACAACAGGGAAGGTcccggggcggggcagggcggggcgaggagagacgaggcagggtggggcggggcgaaACGGTGCGAGACGCGAAATGTCAACCCCACCATAGAGGGGATGAAGGGGGCAAGGCCTTTACAAGTGAAATACGGCAACAAAATCCCGCTGATTACAGTTTCCAGGAAAAATCAGAAAAACAAAGGCAACAGAACCAGTGCCAGCCTTGAGCCAGTGACCCTTGTGCTACCCCGCCCCACTTCCCCGCCTGACTgacacactcacctgtccccccccctctcagcatGCATGGAATCCCCTCTCTCCTCACGTCCTTTTTGGGACACAGGTCCCACACGTGGCCGGGCCGGGAACAGTTCACAAGACGGGATCGGCAACCTTGACGGGTAAAGGGCGGGGAACTTCATCCCATCCTTACATGGCCAGCGATGTGAACACACACAGTGACTGGTGTACACACACGTAGACTAATTATGTATCaatacagacagacgggcagacagacaaagagacaaacagaaaaataggcaggcaggcaggcaggcagacggacacacaaacagacagacagacagacagacagacagacagacagacagacagacagacagacagacagacagacagacagacagacagacagacagacagaaagacagacagacagacagatagacacagatatgcaggcagacaggcggacaaacaaacaaacaaacaaacaaacaaacaaacagacagacagacagacagacagacagacaaacaggcaggcaggcaggcaggcggacgaacagacaggcaggaaggcaggtggacacacagacaggcacacaaacaagatgacagacagacagacagacagacagacaggctggcagagaggtggacagacaaacagaccgacaggtagaaagaaaaaaagaaagacagacagacagacagacagacagaaaaacagagacagacagacagacagacagacagacagacagacagacacacacacacacacacacacacacacacacacacacacacacacacacacacacacacacaggcggacagacagagacagacaggcaggcaggcaggtaggcggacagacagattaacaaaaacaaatacccAGATGAAAAGCCATAGTGACAATAGCAGTTAttcaaagtagtagtagtagtagtagtagtagtacaacaactacaacaacaacaacaacaataataataataataataataataataataataataataataataataataataataataataataataataataatcatcatcatcatcatcatcatcatcatcatcatcatcatcatcatcatcatcatcatcatcatcacttccaATAAGACAAACAACACAATATACATATACAGTAAAGTGTACATATTTCGCTCAACTaactgccgagagagagagagagagagagagagagagagagagagagagagagagagagagagagagagagagagagagagagagagagagagagagagagatgagcgaACTCCATCTGGTGACGCACGATACAATTTGGCacaaaggtgaaggagaaggagtccAGTGTTTCAGAAGACAGTGCTCGGCCGTGGACTGTGGAGAGTGTAAGGGTCCCGTTTTGTTTCAGGgcttttcctcgttctctttttttcttcatacacACAGTTAATTGTAGTTTTCAGGAAGCACTGCTGTTGTCAATGAATTAAAGGATACAGGCAGTGACACTGTGCAGGAAGACAATGCAGGTCAGAGACAagacacaaggaggaggaggaggaggaggaggaggaggaggaggaggaggaagagaagtcgacaacgacgacgacgacggagaagaagaagtcgacgacgacgacgaagaagaagaagaagaagaagtcgacgacgacaacgacgacgaagaagaagtcgacgacgacgacgacgacgaagaagaagaagtcgacaacgacgacgacgacgaagaagaaatcgacgacgacgacgacgacaacgacgacgaagaagaagaagtcgacgacgacgacgacgacgacgaagtcgacgacgacgacgacgacaaagaagaagaagaagaagaagaagaagtcgacgacgacgaagaagaagaagaagaagaagaagaagaagaagaagaagaagaagaagaagaagaagaagaagaagaagaagaagaagaagaagaagaagaagaagaagtcgaagacgaagacgaagacgaagacgaagaagaagaagaagaagaagaagaagtcgaCGACGACtacgacaaagaagaagaagaagaagaagaagaagaagaagaagaagaaacaacaaaaaaaggtcGACGACtacgatgaagaagaaaaaaagtcaacgACGACgatgaacaaaaaagaaaaaagaaagaaaacgatgatgaaaaacaacaacaacaataacagaagggagagaatgaaacagtgagcgaaaaaaaaataataaaacacgaaaaacaccCTTCCTTCATATTAAAGGGAATTCCACCACAGCACCCCATCTTCTATTTCCAGCCCTCTACTGCCGTCACCGCTTCAAAATTTGCTCCGCGATGCTGCTGAAAgagtttttgttttctgtgagcGTGTgcttgtaataaataaataaaataaaaattccttatcctctctctctctctctctctctctctctctctctctctctctctctctctctctctctctctctctctctgctccctcgtTGACGCATCATTTTC
This window encodes:
- the LOC135105851 gene encoding cuticle protein CP1876-like; protein product: MRALVVLTVLGACSAMPFIPDAPDVAAEKARFFQAYQVAHAANLPKVSSRPSHAFVPQQAFNQAPVQTPKWMGPLASNVPAGLPGSTAFVADTPEVQAAKSHFLNAYSAQVAATIPVGPSTSHQSFAAPPRQVFHSAPAPRPQPKWTGPVASKVPAGLPGSSPILSDTPEVAAAKNAFFQTYTAQVAATAGAPSTRFF